TCAGCACTAGCGAAGTGATGTAACTCAGCAGTTCTCGGGAAACGAAAGTCAGGTGCCTCGGGACCCTGCAGAGCTCCATGGGAGACCAGAATGAATGCCCAAGCAGAACATTTGGTGCATAAGAAAGGACAAGACTAAGAAAAAAACTCCTGTCCCAACCTTTTGTGGGAGGAAAAATTTTCTGTGCCAGGGATGTATGCTGGAGTCCCTGGAGGTCTAGAAGGTGGACACCAGGAAAGGCTTTCCAGAGGAGAGACatttgagctgggttttgaaggatgaataagagTTTGTCAAACAGGGAAAGGACTTGGAAAAAGACATTGGATGAAACAACCACTATTAGTACAAAGCTGATTGGTATGAGAAGTCAGACAGCCTGGGTTTAATCCTGCCTCAACCAACGTTCAGATTCTTCTATGCTTCtgttccttatctgcaaaataaggAAATAGGGGCTTATTTttagtattaaatgagataatatatgtaaaacactcaGAACAACGTGTTGTCAGAAGGCTGTGGttaagcactaaataaatgtttagcTCATTATGAAAAACATTTACATTATCAAGTCCACCCCCACCTTTAGAAGACTGGAGctgttaccatttattgagcccttaatAAGCTCCAAGCATGGTGCTAAATGCTTAGCAtgctttgtctcttttaatcctcccaataactCCAGGAGGtgagtattattatccccattaaagatagaaaaacagaggctctgagaggtcAAGATTTCATAGCCAGTGCGGAACAAGCAGAGTAGGCGTTCAAACTCAGGTTTGTCTAAGGATGCCCTTGGCTCAGAGAGAGCAAGGGACTGGCCTCAGGACACACAGCAGGGTGCTGGGGTGTCAGGATTTCTTTCTGGACCCACTCAAGGGCAGTAATGTGGTTGGAGGTCCTTGGTTTGCCTCTCCCTTTACAACAACATGTTTATTGAGTGTTGGTTCTCATTGAGAGAACCAGGGGTGACTGACGAGGCACCCGCTaagccctccccagccccattcACACGCTCTCCCACTCCACGGCGGACCTTGCGGGCCTGGGGCCCCTGGCACAGGGACAGAGCTGGGCTGACCCCACTTGGGTCCACAGGGTCAGGTCTCCCAGCAGGGCTGGCAGAGCTAAGAGCCTGGAGACCCAGCCGCGCCCCTGTTCCCCTCCCTTTCCCAACCCCCATTGCTTCCGCCAAAGGTCCTTGTAGAAAATTCCAGCCGCGCCCCTGGACCGGGGTTTTTCCAGTGGGATGGGAACAGTGGGCGCGTCTGGCAGCCAAAGCCGCAGAAGGGGTAGTAATTGGGCAGCCCCCGTCACCCCTGCTCAGGACTCCCCTCCCTTCGTTGTCCCCAGGGCCCCGGGCCAGCCTTGGCTCCTTGGGGACAGGCGGGCCAGCCAGGGGAGCCGGCTCGGGACGTCCTAGCAAACAGGAAATGAAACAAAGGCAGCGGCTTATCGGTCACCCCGCATTCCTTTCAGGTGATGCCCAAGCAGCCCGGGCGACAAGGCTGGCCCTGAGGGGCTGCCTGCCAGGGGACAGACCTCCCTGCTGCCTCTGCTCAGCGACTCTGGCTCCCCTGCCTTCCTGttcagctgggggtgggggcaaggAGGATTCCTGCCATGGGAGGCCCCATCACCAGGCACAGCCTCAgtgcctagaggggtgggctgaGGAGGGAGTCTTGAGAAGGGAATGGGGGGGAAGAACGGGTTATATTCATTCAACCATTCCACAAACAGTAACACCACCTTATCCAGTGTACAGGTGTGGGTACCAGGACTCATCAATGAACCAGACCCAGTCGCTGCCCTCCAGGAACTTCCAGCATAAGAAGGATACGTGAAATACTGGTGAAAGGGCAAGATGCAGATGAGCTCAGGGAGGGGGTGTCTAAGCCATGCTAAGTTGGGTTGCGGTGGTTTGGGGACTCATGGGTCCCTTGCACGGCACCTGGCACATCAGTTACTCTCCACCAGTACTGTCTGATTGAAGAAACCCTGGAGTTGGCTTTGAAACAGCagtgggacaggggagggggtggaacgGAAGGGCATCTGGACTGAGAGCGGCATGTGCAAATGCCCAGTGGTCTGCGTGTGTACTGGACATTAGCGAGCAGTGAGGACTCTGGAGTCGCCTGGGCACTGGGTGAAGAAGCTGGTGAGGAGGCTGGTGGGGTGGGTCCTGATGGCCTTGAATGCCGGGCGGAGGCCTGGACTTAATTCTCCAGGCACTGGGAgcatggggaggtgggggagggagagggctcagAGAGGCAGGCCCAGCCTGGCCTAGGGGTAGGGGAAGCAGGGGGGGTCCCCTTTGCCTGGGTGGCTTGGAGAGGCTGATCTGCAGAGACAGAGGCTCCAGCTTCTGTGGGGCTGTGCCCCCCTTGCCTGCTGGGCACTGGCACCAGTTCTGCTGATTGGTGGGTTGGATTCCCCCGCCTCAGGCGGCGCTGACTCAGCGTCTGAGAAGTGGTTCCCACGGGCCCACGACTCTCTAGGGGCCAAAAGCCATGCCATCCATGCCCCACCTCCAAGTGGGTCAGTGTCCAGGGCCACTGACAATTAGGGCTGAACTGAGGCTAAGATTTCTGGtccaccccaccctccacccccgccaaCCAGCATGGCCTTAGGCAGTCCTTTCTGCTGTCTAACCATATGCCACCCAAACTCTGGCCTTGGTCTCCACGTCCAGAAGTTCCAAGATACATAGTTAtcaatactttgtttttattttaaaacagtgagaagaaaaataaatatctttgagAAATAGGAGTACaagggtggggtggagtggtggGGCCGGAGAAGGGGGTGTCCTAGCTTCGGTGGTCTTGCTCCTTCCCGGCCAGGCCCTACCCGGCCCCCGCTGGGAGGTCTGGGGGCTCCGCCAGCCTCGCCTGTCCGAGGCTCCCAAGTCGGGCGCTGCGTCAGCGGAACCCTCGCGCGCGAGGATTAGGACCCTGGGGCCCGGAGCTCCGTCGggcgggcgggtgggggctgcTGCCCCACAGAGGGCTCTTCCCGGCGTGGTGCCCGCGGCCTCAGTGGTGACCCATGTCCTCCATTCCCACGCGGCCCCAGACGCCCAGCACGAAGCTCTCGATGTCGCACTCGTTGGCGCCGCGCACGATGCGGAAGTGGCCCCTCTCTCCCCAGGCTGGGCCCCACGAGTTGGCCGCCGTCTGGGAATGAGAAGGAGCCGTGAGGAGGGGAATTGGAGTGGGGGAAGAGGACAGGAGGCCGGGGGAAGGTGACAGCGGCCGCAGGGCACGCGGCGCAGGGACTCACCCAGTACTTGAGCGTCCTTCCGTCGGGCAGCgtctcctccccccacctgcGGGGCAGAGCCGGAGGGGGAAGGGCGCTGATTCACCTGCTTTCAGGAGCTCCCGCCCCGCGGCCTTCCCTGCCCAGGCCCCTGTTGCCATTGGTGACTTGGGTGCACCCTCAGgactctctgtccctctctgcaCCTCCCTCAATCTCCACATCTCTAATTCCATGCACCTGTGCCCGGTGTGGGGACGGTCCCAAAAGGACAGCTGGAGGGGGAAGCAGAAAAGGAGGGAAACTGGGCCTCCACCCTCCAGGGATCCACATCCCAGCGACCAGTTCTCTGGGACCTCATACAtctgcctgccctccctcctcacctggtgggggatggggggcagggggcggtgTGTATGTGCAAAGTACATTTCATTGGTCGGACTATTGAAATCAGTGACCCTAGCATTGCCTCTTATatcagctggggaaactgagggctgggggagtgagtcaggcagagctgggacaggtGCTGAGCTGGGGAGAGGTTGAGCAACTCTTGAATCCTTGTCTGTATTTCATTTGGAGTTAGTCTTCCCAGTGTGTAAGGAAGGAAGAGTTCTAGAACACCCTAAAAGGCCCCTAACTCTCGGTGTGACCCAGGGCAAGCACCTGCTCTTTTTGAGTCTCGGTTTCCTCCCCTATGAAATGGAGCTTTGCAGAGAGGTGGTAAGGACTCAAGGCAGACTCAGAGGCCCCAGTGCAAGCCCTGCTGCCCCCAACCCCCCTGCCCACCAAGCCCCTCACCCTGTGATCTTGACCGAATGGGTCCCATGATGGCGGTATTGCTCCGGCCTCCCAAGGCTCACTGGTGTATGGCTGTAGATGCCGCTCTGGTACAGGAAGAAGTCCTCATGCACCTCCAtgagggctgtgggcagaggtcAAAATGGGGCTGGCTCAGCCCATCAGCACAGGCACTGATACCCAAGCCTGGAGATGCATGCCCAGGCCCCGGGGCCTCTGGTACCAAGACTCTAAGTGCCCCCTCCAGGTGCTGCTCCTGGGGAAGGGACATGGTTTTTCCCGCTCCTGGCCCCCATGGACTTGCTGCTCAATGCTGCACGGACCACCTGTGCCTCTGTGCCCAGTGTCAAGCAGGCACAAGCTTCTGGAATCAGGGGGCAGGATGAGGGGCATTTACCTTGGACAGGGCCATTCTCCATCAGCTCCTTCATGATCTCCTTCTCCTggagggtgagggggtggggaggagagtaTCCATCAGGCGCGAGGCTCAAGCCTTCGGCCAACCTTCCAGCTCTCCTGCCTTTGCCCCCTCACCCAAGTGCAGACTTACGTTGGCGCCGAGGCGGTAGGCAGGAGTGACCTGGTAGATGTCATTGGCATGGACATAGCTATTGGGGCAGCGGGCGGTGGCCTGCCGTTTGCCCCGACCCATGGCCCGACTGTGCATCATGCAGCGGGGTGCGGAGCCAGCCTCGTCCCACCCATGGCCCGAGAACGGGTAGCAGTGGTCAGACACAACCCtgcaggggcagcaggagggagcgGGGACAGAGTGGGCATGGGGCAGCCTGGCCCAGGCCCTTCCTGCAGGCTTTCCCTTCCTAAGACCCCCACCTCATGCCCTCTTCCCTACCCCCTTGCTGCTCACCCTCGACGGCGCAGGAACCACCAGGCACCGTCAAGTCGCCCACCGCGGCAACCCTGCTGGTTGTGCGTGTCACAAGACAGCAGGTTCTGGGGTGACAGGACAGGTGTCATGTGCCCCAGAGAATGGATTGAGACTCGATCAGAGGCCAcggctggtgggaggggaggtaGAGGGGCTGTCAGGGGGCTCAGGCCTTTGCCCTCCTTTCCCACCTGGCCAGCCCCTGCTCTTGAACATACCTGCCGTGGAGAAGGCCCAGGAGCCTGCACAGTTGCCCTGGTCAAGAGGGTCGTGGATCAGGTTGGGCCACTTCTCAGAGGCCTCGAAGGCTCTGGGCAGCACCTCCCCTGGGCCCAGCACTGTCTGCAAGGAAAAGGTCACTCTGtctgcctcctgcctctgccccagaCTTCCCCTCAGGGGCCCTAGGCATTGGAGGTCTCCCAAGAGTCCAGggcctcggtgctttgtgaccacctaaaggggtgggatagggagggtgggagggagacgccagggggaagagatatggggatgtgtgtatatgcatagctgactcactttgttatacagcagaaactaacacaccgctgtaaaacaattatactccaataaagatgttaaaaaaaaaagtccagggcCTTCTGCAGTTTAATCTTGAGCCCTCTGTTGCTGAGAGAGTGCAGCAACCTCCACGGTGACCCAAAGGAAGACCCAGGCACCATTTAGTGCCTCTCTAGTGTCAGGTGGGGGGTGACTAgtcctgttttacaggtgaggcaaTTGAAGCCAGGAATAGGGAAGCGGTCGGGCCACTTTCCATCCTCAACCCCggcctctttcctcctctgtaccTTCTGATCTGGTACATCCGTCTTCCCACCAGGACCTTGGGCTTCAGATCccaaagggcaggggagggaagaagcAGTAAGGTCCCGTGACTGGGCAGGCTGCCAAGGCAAACAGCAGGAGGCAGAAAATAGCCGGAGGCCCAGGGGAGtaagggcaggggcagggtctgGTCACCTCAGCCTTGAGCTGAGCTCCCTCTGCAGGGAGGGCCGCTCTGGCCAGTCACTGCCTCCTCCCTGCCGGCCACTGATGGAAGGAGCCTCCGGCATGTGTCCCGCTCAAGCCCCCTTCCTCGCCCTTTGACTGTTCTGGGTCTGGTTCTCATTTCTCCCTCTGGAGGGTCCCACTGGTGGGAAGGGTGAAATCCCCTCCTCCCTGGGGGTTCTGCTGAGATGGCGTTTCCGAGAATTGCTGCTCTCTGGCCAAAGCTGGAGGAGTGTCTGTCCCTCCCTTCCCAAAATACCAAGGTGACCTCCTGGCCCTTAGGGCCCTAACCCAGCCATACTGGgaccaatgacatttttcccaAGCCGGAGAGGCCAGAGAAGCTAGGGAGGGTCAGACGCTGGGACCACAAAACTCAGAATCTGAGCATCAGTTCTTGCAGTGCAGCATATCTTGTTATAGGCAGAAACctaaggcccagagaaggggagTCCCTTGTCCAGGGATACACAGCCTATTGGCGGGGGACAGGCCTAGGCCCCTGGAGAAGCAGGGCACAGGGTGCCAGGGTCCCTGGGGTGGTAGGCCAAGAGGAGATGGCAGGATTGTGGGCAGGGATGGACTTACATGAATCTCATTCATATTGGTGACGGAGGAAGACGGGCGGATGGTGCCCAGGCGGTAGCGAATGCCCTCATCCAGGGTCATGCCCCAGAAGGCACTGTGGTTCCCAGCCCGCCAcctgaaagagaggggatggaggTCACAGACCGGCCAAGGCTGGGGGTCCTGGAGGTATGCGCACATGGGTGGGAGAGATGCCTACCAGCTAAATGTACACATGAATAAGATCTGAGTGTGGGTGTGCCTGGCAGGACATGCATCTCGGGCAGAacatacgtgtgtatgtgtgtgcacgtgcatatGTGCCCACTCGGGGCATTTTTAGGGCCTCTCACCCATAGTTGCCTTGGTTGATGGCCTTGATCATGTTTTCGTCCACCAGGCATGGCTCCTGGTCACACTCCCACTGCCCTTTCTCCTGGCAGGTGCTGGAAgaacaggaggaaaggaagaggtgaGGTGGTGCTGGGCATCCTTGGAAGGGAGGAGGCCTCAGAGGTCAACATGGGCCTGAAATTCTGCATCAGCACCTATGAGAGGACCGCCAGATGATCCCATCCAGCCTGGTGGCTTTAAATGTCAATTTCAAATTTATGATTCACAAGTTTATATCTGCTTCTCAGATCTCTCCCTAAACTCCAGATTCAAGGATCTTACTGCTATACCACATCACCTCCTGGGTGTCTAACAGGTCACACTCACCACATCCCAAAGCAAATTCCTGTTCTCCCCCTACCCCCAGGCCTGCGCCTGCCACAGTCCTCGAAAATGGCACTCCGTCCTCTCCTGGAGTGCAGGCCAAAAGCCTGGGAGGCACCCTGGACCCTCTCTCACTTGCTAACCCGATTCATTGGCAAACTGTGTTGACTCTACCTTAAAAACACATCCAGAATCCAAACTATGTCTCATTCTTTTCCGTAGCCACCATGGTCCAATCACCTTTCAGTTGGATTCTGCTGTAGCCTCCTCACTGTTCTCCTCGATTCTGCcctgtgcccccctcccccgcttcGGTATATTTTTAACACAGCTGCCCAAGCGATCCTGTTAAACCCAAATCATATCATGCCATTCCCCTGCCCAAAACCTGCCACTGGCTTCACATCAAGAATAAGAGCCAAAGTCCTTCCAGCGCCAACAAGGCCCTGCACGATCTGTCCTCCTGTCCCCTCTCTGACCCCCTCGTCCCCGTCCTGGTTCCTGAGGTCCCAGCCAGGCTGGTCCTGACTGTTGACACCAGCCGTGCTCCTGCCCCCGGGCCTTTGCACGGTTCTTCCTCCAACATCCTCATGGCCCCTCTCACTTCTTCTAAGTCcttattcaaatgtcaccttctcagggcGGCCTGCCCTGGCCACCCTAACTCAGCATCCTCCACCCTTCCTACCCtgcttccctgttttcttttctcctcagccTGTCATCACTATCTGACGTATTATATCTTCAGTTATTTATATTGTCTATACCTGTTTCTTCACAGAATCTAAGGTCCTTGAGGGCAGGTACTGTTTGATACCTTCAGTGCCTAAAAGCAAAACCTAGCACATAGTAGCCACCCAAtagatatttgtggaatgaacgaatgaatgaatggggcaGTACAGTGAAGTGATTAAGAGATGGATTCTGAATTGAATCCAGGGTTCAGAGTCTAGCTGACTAGTCatgtgaccttaggtaagttaTTTTAAACTCTCCCTCAAtgttgtctgtaaaatgaggataataatagtaccaccTTCCAGGGATTAAAAGGCAAGCTTGCAAAGTACTCAGCCCAGGGCCTGGACCATGTGATGTGCTCAAGAATTGTTATCTTCCGTGATTGTTCTCATTACAGGAAccccaactccccaccccctTGAGTTTCAGACTCATATCCAGCTGGCCTCCTGACAGCTCCTCTGGGTGTGTGAAAGGCATCTCAGAATGGCCAAACTATCTTCCCCCAAACCTGTTCCTCCCTTAACATCCTCAACTCAGAAAACGGCACCTTACCTACCCAACTGTTCAAGCCAGAACTCCATGTGGTCCGTGGTGTCTCCCCTACCGCCTGCCCCTCACCCAGACCTACCTACCACCAGCCTGCCCTATGAGCCGGTCATGAAAGACTCCGAATCCACCTGCCTCtcacccctccaccaccaccaccctacTCTGGCCCCTTATCCCCTCTCAcctggaccccccccccccccccccccccccccccccccccggcagtGGCTTCCTAACCAGGCTCCCTGCTTCATTGTGATTCCCTCCGCCCAATACACACACCCCTCTCTTAAAGCCAGAGAGATCTTTGAACAACACAAATCAGACTGTGTGCTCCCCAAATGGCTGTGCACGACACTTAGAGCAAAATGCAAAATGCTTGGCACAGCTCATGAGACCCACGGGACGCGGCCTGCCCCTCCTCGGGGCctctctccccatttcacagctcCAGCTGCAATGAGCTCGGTCCCACCTCCTGGCCGTTCCACAAGCCATTTCCCCCCATGTTCCCTCCTTCTGGGCCTGGGCCACTCATGCTCTCATCTCCCTGGTATCTGCATAAATATCCCTTCCTGAGTAGCCTTCCCTCGCCCCCACCCCACTCTAAACTAGGGTCCCCCAATAACCTCTTTTCCCCCCATCACACCTGTAGGGTTGTAATGACAGGTTTATTATTTGTGTCACCATTAGACTAGAGGCACCAGTGCAGGGACGAGGACTGTCTGCCGCATTCTGGCTGCATCTCCTTGgcccagcacagcacctggcacatagtaggtctctAACAGGTGTCGACTGAACAGTTGGATTCTATGAGTTCTATAGTGCTTTTACAAGCTCCTAACTCTGCTATGACAAGATGCTAAACTGCATCCTTTCAAGCCCGCCCAAGGCTCCCGCCTCCCTTGTTGCCTTTTAAGGAGCCTCAAGGGGACGAGGACCCAGTATGGCTGGGATCTCCAGCCCCAGGAGCTGCGGGGGCACTTTCAGGGAGGCTTTcgtccttcccttccccctctgaCTCTCGAAAGCATCCTCGAGGGCTCACAGAGCCTGGGAGGCCCACAGACACCGTCCCACACCCTCCCTCATGTGTCAAGTGCAGGGAACGCAGCCAGAACTGGCCTGGGAGGGCAGTGGCTTGGTCAGTCCTTTCCTGCCACCTCCCTCTTTGCCCCCCAGGGCTGTCCAAGCAGGTCTAGGCAGGACTGGTGGCAGCAGGTCCCAGCATTCCAGAGGGGGCCCGGGTGGCCAGGCCCTAGGGAAGGGACCGAGAGAGAGTGTTAACCCCTCAATGTCCAGAGGCATCCTATCAGTAACAGCAGAATCATGCAAGCATGCTCCACcttttgaaacacacacacaggtcaCACACGCTcaaagcatgcacacacacacatgctctgtCACCCAGACACACGCTAAAATGCACGAGTCCCCACTCTCACTGTGACCCAGGCACCCCTCACGCCAGTGAGGCAATGGAAACAGCTTATGCGTAATGCATTCCAAAAAGTTTCCTCCTCCCTGGGGCCCTCTCAGTCCCAGGGCATGGGGTGGAGTGGGTGCAGGGCCTCCTCCTCTAAGTCTTAGGGTCCCCATTATTTCCATTAAGGCATTCAAGGCTTCGCACCTCCCATCTCAGGCCTCAGATTAGGGTAGGGGGGCACCCCAACCCCTTCGTCCTCCTACTGGGAATGgtggggagggttgggggaggaggaggggccacATTCCAGGGAAGGCCCTGCTACAGTCTGGCTGGCTGCCAGCTCAGCCATCCCTGACCCTCATCCGGTCCAGGGCAACGGATGCTGCAGTCGGAGGTTTCCTTCCTGGCGCCCCCTTCTTGGACTCTCCCGTGACAGGGAGAAAGGTTGGGAGGGGCGGTAGCCTAGCCCCAGGCAGGAGGGGCTGCACTTGGAGCTGGGCATCCGTGGTTGACTGCTCCTGGGGACTGCTGCTGGAATGCTGGTACAGAAGTTGACATGGTCCGTGTAAAAATTCCcatgttacaggtgaggaaactgaggctcagaaaagggaAAGGCCTTGCCCCCAGCAAGTGAGTGACAGGGATAGGGTTTGAATCAAGTCTGTTCCACAAAGCCCACAAGGCAAGCCCCCAACACTCACCAACGGTTACAGTTGTCCCAGTAGGTTCCCAGGACTGGATAGATGCGACCCCTGTGCATGCATCCTGGTGGGaggaaagtcagacagagacgTGGAGCCAAGACCAGAGACGACGGGTTGAGATGGCCAGGTCCTCAGAGGTCAGGTGTCCCGAACCCTCCCaaacgcacacacgcacacacacccgcCCTCACTGCAACTAAAGCCAAGCTATAACTTAAGACATCTCCTACAGGGTCACACACCAACTGCTACTTGGGAAGTTCTTCAGTGACTCTGACCCGGATCCCTCTTGCTTCTCTTGGATGCCCTCCACAACATTCCTTAGATCCTATGCCATTTAAATGAGTAGGGGTTTGGAGATGGGGAGTGGGAGGGGTATGGGGAAGCCAAAGCCCAGAGAAGGTAAGTGACTCCCCTAAGATGACACAGCACTTTGGGGTGACAACCCAGGTGTGCAGTCTCACACCCGCAGCGCCATGGAATTGTGGGAAAGAATTCAAGTGACTCTCCTCTTACATAAGGGCGAGTGGATGGTGGTGAGAGCTGAGAGCAGGAACAGACTTAACCCACCTCCCAGGTATGACCAGCCATCTCAGGGGTAGAGGATCCTGAGCAAAGGCAGAGGAATTGTTAAGATGACGCTGACCAACCCCTGTGTGCTTTATCAGTCTGAGGGTGAGTCAGCAGGTGTGGCCAGCACCTTCTAAGTCCAGAATATGGAGACAGGCAGGACTGGGAGAAAGGGCAGGAGGCTGCCCTTCTCCTGGGCCAACTTAAAATCCCACAGACCGAGgctcttctttttccatcttACTGGAGAGATTCAAGTTAGACCAGAGTGGGGACTTCCCGGAAGCGCAGAGAGAGGGGCAGGGTCTGTTTCCCAGATTCTACAAAGCCTCCCCCTGGAAATGTCAATGCATCAGCCTTGCTCCTGAGCCTGGCTGAGTTTGGGCTTGACAAAGCGACCCACCCCTGGCCGTCTGGTGCCCACCTTGgatggggggaaaggggggtggcaCGCCGAGGCAGAAGTCCCAGAAGTCAGGGCAGCAGTCGGAGACGGTGCGGTTGCAGAAGAGGTCACAGTAACAGGTAGCACCCAGGTAGGGCAGGGCGCAGTCATCGGCGCGGCCGCGGCAGCACAGGTCCTGCTCCTGGCAGTACCGGCCACCCGCATCCCGGATGCCCCGCAGGTGGAGAGCCGGTGCTAGCTCCCGGCGCCCACGACCCCGCTGGGCACCCAGGGCCAACTCGccagccagcagcagcagcagccccagtggACATCGCCACATGGTGCCTCCTGGGCCCAGGGAGGGCAGAATTCAGGGGTCAGAAGTGGTGGGCAACAGAGATTCCCTGGCACCCCAGGGACTGATCTCCCAGCTTCCTGGGGCTGTGAGTCCAAGGGGTTCCagcagggaccctgattcctgtGTCCCCAAGCAGGACAGGGGCGAGAAGCCACAGTTTACGTGCCCTGGCTTACCGGGGGAAGGGGCTTAGGCAAGAAATGGAGCCCCTCCCTGACCTGCGGGGGCACCTTCAAGGAcaggaggtggggatggtggcATCCTTGGTGCTCCCCACTCAACACCCATGCTTCGCACCCGGGCTCTCCTCCTGTTCTGGATCCCTGTGCTTCCCTCAGCCTCCGTCCTTGATGGGGGTCCCTGACTTTGTGCCCTCACGTGTCCCTCTCTCTGTgcccctctgcccccctccaCTCTCCCTCTCTGTCACCTGTCTTGGTCCCTCCACCTGGCCCCTCATGCTCTCTGTTCCTTCTGTCTACACCGTCTCCCCTCTGAGCAGGGGAGCGTCCCTACCTGGTGAGGGGTGTGGGCTGAGCCCGGCTGCCCTACTCGCCTCCGCCTTCCCGCTCCTGCGACCGCCGGACACTCAAAGTCAAGTGAGGAACGCGGGGCGGGATTGCTCTTTGTACCGCCCCGCCCTGCGCGCCGCCCCGGCCCCGGcggcgggagggaggggccccGGCTCTTTTGCACCTGGAATAGGCCCGCCGTAACTCCGAAACTGGGACTAGTGAGAGGGACCGTGAGCACGTGACTGACCTTGTTGGGTCTCCGGTGGAAGCCGTTCCCTTAGGGGCGGAACTCCAACCGAAGCAGGAACAACTGTG
The sequence above is drawn from the Tursiops truncatus isolate mTurTru1 chromosome 1, mTurTru1.mat.Y, whole genome shotgun sequence genome and encodes:
- the TINAGL1 gene encoding tubulointerstitial nephritis antigen-like isoform X2 — translated: MWRCPLGLLLLLAGELALGAQRGRGRRELAPALHLRGIRDAGGRYCQEQDLCCRGRADDCALPYLGATCYCDLFCNRTVSDCCPDFWDFCLGVPPPFPPIQGCMHRGRIYPVLGTYWDNCNRCTCQEKGQWECDQEPCLVDENMIKAINQGNYGWRAGNHSAFWGMTLDEGIRYRLGTIRPSSSVTNMNEIHTVLGPGEVLPRAFEASEKWPNLIHDPLDQGNCAGSWAFSTAAVASDRVSIHSLGHMTPVLSPQNLLSCDTHNQQGCRGGRLDGAWWFLRRRGVVSDHCYPFSGHGWDEAGSAPRCMMHSRAMGRGKRQATARCPNSYVHANDIYQVTPAYRLGANEKEIMKELMENGPVQALMEVHEDFFLYQSGIYSHTPVSLGRPEQYRHHGTHSVKITGRRPTRGAQPGERGATSASCAAPTSATSRASCWASGAAWEWRTWVTTEAAGTTPGRALCGAAAPTRPPDGAPGPRVLILAREGSADAAPDLGASDRRGWRSPQTSQRGPGRAWPGRSKTTEARTPPSPAPPLHPTLVLLFLKDIYFSSHCFKIKTKY
- the TINAGL1 gene encoding tubulointerstitial nephritis antigen-like isoform X3, coding for MWRCPLGLLLLLAGELALGAQRGRGRRELAPALHLRGIRDAGGRYCQEQDLCCRGRADDCALPYLGATCYCDLFCNRTVSDCCPDFWDFCLGVPPPFPPIQGCMHRGRIYPVLGTYWDNCNRCTCQEKGQWECDQEPCLVDENMIKAINQGNYGWRAGNHSAFWGMTLDEGIRYRLGTIRPSSSVTNMNEIHPAQSRDLTASSLPCPLGSEAQGPGGKTDVPDQKTVLGPGEVLPRAFEASEKWPNLIHDPLDQGNCAGSWAFSTAAVASDRVSIHSLGHMTPVLSPQNLLSCDTHNQQGCRGGRLDGAWWFLRRRGVVSDHCYPFSGHGWDEAGSAPRCMMHSRAMGRGKRQATARCPNSYVHANDIYQVTPAYRLGANEKEIMKELMENGPVQALMEVHEDFFLYQSGIYSHTPVSLGRPEQYRHHGTHSVKITGWGEETLPDGRTLKYWTAANSWGPAWGERGHFRIVRGANECDIESFVLGVWGRVGMEDMGHH
- the TINAGL1 gene encoding tubulointerstitial nephritis antigen-like isoform X1, which encodes MWRCPLGLLLLLAGELALGAQRGRGRRELAPALHLRGIRDAGGRYCQEQDLCCRGRADDCALPYLGATCYCDLFCNRTVSDCCPDFWDFCLGVPPPFPPIQGCMHRGRIYPVLGTYWDNCNRCTCQEKGQWECDQEPCLVDENMIKAINQGNYGWRAGNHSAFWGMTLDEGIRYRLGTIRPSSSVTNMNEIHPAQSRDLTASSLPCPLGSEAQGPGGKTDVPDQKTVLGPGEVLPRAFEASEKWPNLIHDPLDQGNCAGSWAFSTAAVASDRVSIHSLGHMTPVLSPQNLLSCDTHNQQGCRGGRLDGAWWFLRRRGVVSDHCYPFSGHGWDEAGSAPRCMMHSRAMGRGKRQATARCPNSYVHANDIYQVTPAYRLGANEKEIMKELMENGPVQALMEVHEDFFLYQSGIYSHTPVSLGRPEQYRHHGTHSVKITGRRPTRGAQPGERGATSASCAAPTSATSRASCWASGAAWEWRTWVTTEAAGTTPGRALCGAAAPTRPPDGAPGPRVLILAREGSADAAPDLGASDRRGWRSPQTSQRGPGRAWPGRSKTTEARTPPSPAPPLHPTLVLLFLKDIYFSSHCFKIKTKY
- the TINAGL1 gene encoding tubulointerstitial nephritis antigen-like isoform X6 → MIKAINQGNYGWRAGNHSAFWGMTLDEGIRYRLGTIRPSSSVTNMNEIHPAQSRDLTASSLPCPLGSEAQGPGGKTDVPDQKTVLGPGEVLPRAFEASEKWPNLIHDPLDQGNCAGSWAFSTAAVASDRVSIHSLGHMTPVLSPQNLLSCDTHNQQGCRGGRLDGAWWFLRRRGVVSDHCYPFSGHGWDEAGSAPRCMMHSRAMGRGKRQATARCPNSYVHANDIYQVTPAYRLGANEKEIMKELMENGPVQALMEVHEDFFLYQSGIYSHTPVSLGRPEQYRHHGTHSVKITGRRPTRGAQPGERGATSASCAAPTSATSRASCWASGAAWEWRTWVTTEAAGTTPGRALCGAAAPTRPPDGAPGPRVLILAREGSADAAPDLGASDRRGWRSPQTSQRGPGRAWPGRSKTTEARTPPSPAPPLHPTLVLLFLKDIYFSSHCFKIKTKY
- the TINAGL1 gene encoding tubulointerstitial nephritis antigen-like isoform X4, translated to MHRGRIYPVLGTYWDNCNRCTCQEKGQWECDQEPCLVDENMIKAINQGNYGWRAGNHSAFWGMTLDEGIRYRLGTIRPSSSVTNMNEIHPAQSRDLTASSLPCPLGSEAQGPGGKTDVPDQKTVLGPGEVLPRAFEASEKWPNLIHDPLDQGNCAGSWAFSTAAVASDRVSIHSLGHMTPVLSPQNLLSCDTHNQQGCRGGRLDGAWWFLRRRGVVSDHCYPFSGHGWDEAGSAPRCMMHSRAMGRGKRQATARCPNSYVHANDIYQVTPAYRLGANEKEIMKELMENGPVQALMEVHEDFFLYQSGIYSHTPVSLGRPEQYRHHGTHSVKITGRRPTRGAQPGERGATSASCAAPTSATSRASCWASGAAWEWRTWVTTEAAGTTPGRALCGAAAPTRPPDGAPGPRVLILAREGSADAAPDLGASDRRGWRSPQTSQRGPGRAWPGRSKTTEARTPPSPAPPLHPTLVLLFLKDIYFSSHCFKIKTKY